In Wenyingzhuangia fucanilytica, the following are encoded in one genomic region:
- the pheS gene encoding phenylalanine--tRNA ligase subunit alpha translates to MLDKVKELIGEVNDFKATTKEELEAFRIKYMGKKGILNDLFAEFKNVANDQKKEFGQALNTFKNAAEGKVNELRANLEEASLNTSSLNDLTRPAEPLNLGSRHPISIVKNQIIDVFSRIGFTVSEGPEIEDDWHNFTALNLPEYHPARDMQDTFFIEQNPDILLRTHTSSVQTRYMENNEPPIRTLSPGRVFRNEDISARAHCIFHQVEGLYIDTDVSFADLKQTLLYFTQEMFGKSKIRLRPSYFPFTEPSAEVDIYWGLETETDYKITKGTGWLEIMGCGMVDPNVLKNANIDPTKYSGYAFGMGIERIAMLLYQIPDIRMFYENDVRFLEQFKSIN, encoded by the coding sequence ATGTTAGATAAAGTTAAAGAACTGATTGGTGAAGTAAATGATTTTAAGGCAACTACTAAAGAGGAGCTTGAAGCATTTAGAATTAAATACATGGGTAAAAAAGGAATTTTAAATGACCTTTTTGCTGAATTTAAAAATGTAGCTAACGATCAGAAAAAAGAATTTGGACAAGCATTAAATACTTTTAAAAATGCTGCCGAAGGAAAAGTAAACGAATTAAGAGCAAATCTTGAAGAAGCAAGTTTAAATACAAGTAGTTTAAACGACTTAACTAGACCTGCCGAGCCTTTAAACCTAGGTTCTCGTCATCCAATATCTATTGTAAAAAATCAGATTATTGATGTGTTTTCTAGAATCGGTTTTACTGTTTCTGAAGGTCCAGAAATTGAAGATGATTGGCACAACTTTACTGCCTTAAACTTACCAGAATATCATCCTGCAAGAGATATGCAAGACACGTTCTTTATTGAGCAAAATCCAGATATTTTATTACGTACACATACTTCATCTGTACAAACAAGATATATGGAAAATAATGAGCCACCTATTAGAACTTTATCTCCTGGTAGGGTTTTTAGAAACGAAGATATTTCTGCTCGTGCTCACTGTATTTTCCATCAAGTAGAAGGTTTGTATATTGATACAGACGTATCTTTTGCCGATTTAAAACAAACGCTTTTATATTTTACTCAAGAGATGTTTGGAAAATCTAAAATACGTTTACGCCCTTCTTACTTCCCATTTACAGAGCCAAGTGCCGAGGTTGATATTTATTGGGGACTAGAAACAGAAACAGATTATAAAATTACCAAAGGTACAGGTTGGCTAGAAATTATGGGATGCGGAATGGTAGACCCTAACGTATTAAAAAATGCCAATATTGATCCTACAAAATATAGTGGATACGCTTTTGGAATGGGTATAGAACGTATTGCAATGTTGTTATATCAAATTCCAGATATTAGAATGTTTTACGAAAACGATGTTCGTTTCTTAGAGCAATTTAAATCTATCAACTAA
- the gdhA gene encoding NADP-specific glutamate dehydrogenase translates to MDKRVKEFMDQVKIRNAHEPEFLQAVQEVAETVVPYICENEIYFGKNILLRMVEPERLISFRVCWVDDDGEVQINRGYRVQMNSAIGPYKGGLRFHPTVNQSVLKFLAFEQVFKNSLTTLPMGGGKGGSDFDPKGKSDDEIMRFCHAFMSELFRHIGHDTDVPAGDIGVGAREVGYLFGMYKKLRNEFTGVLTGKGLSWGGSQIRPEATGYGAVYFADSMLKTKKDSIQGKTILISGSGNVAEYAAEKCIQLGGKVVTMSDSSGYIYDKDGITQEKLNYIKDLKNVKRGRISEYVKVYPSAVFHEGRTPWAEKCDMAFPCATQNELHEVDAKMLINNGCICVTEGANMPSTIEAIEVFHKAKILFAPGKASNAGGVATSGLEMTQNALRYKWTRTEVDEKLKEIMRDIHASCEQYGAESDGFVNYVKGANIAGFVKVADAMLAQGVI, encoded by the coding sequence ATGGATAAAAGAGTTAAAGAATTTATGGATCAAGTAAAGATTCGTAATGCACATGAGCCTGAGTTTTTACAAGCAGTACAAGAAGTTGCAGAAACAGTGGTTCCTTATATATGTGAAAATGAAATTTATTTTGGGAAAAATATTTTATTAAGAATGGTAGAACCAGAAAGGTTGATTTCTTTTAGGGTTTGTTGGGTAGATGATGATGGAGAAGTTCAAATAAATAGAGGTTACAGAGTTCAAATGAATTCTGCCATTGGGCCGTATAAAGGAGGGTTGAGGTTTCATCCAACGGTAAATCAAAGTGTGTTAAAGTTTTTGGCTTTTGAGCAAGTGTTTAAAAACTCGTTAACAACCTTGCCAATGGGCGGAGGTAAAGGAGGTTCTGACTTTGATCCAAAAGGAAAATCAGATGATGAAATTATGCGTTTTTGCCATGCGTTTATGTCAGAACTTTTTAGACATATTGGTCACGATACAGATGTGCCTGCTGGTGATATAGGAGTTGGCGCTCGTGAAGTTGGATATTTGTTCGGAATGTACAAAAAACTAAGAAATGAATTTACAGGTGTGTTAACAGGTAAAGGTTTGTCTTGGGGAGGTTCGCAAATTAGACCCGAAGCAACAGGGTATGGAGCTGTATATTTTGCAGACTCTATGTTAAAAACAAAAAAAGACAGTATTCAAGGTAAAACTATTTTAATTTCTGGGTCTGGAAACGTGGCAGAATATGCAGCAGAAAAGTGTATTCAGCTAGGAGGTAAAGTGGTAACCATGTCCGATTCATCTGGATATATTTATGATAAAGATGGGATTACTCAAGAAAAGTTAAATTATATCAAAGATTTAAAAAATGTAAAGAGAGGGAGGATTTCTGAATATGTAAAAGTATATCCATCTGCAGTATTTCATGAAGGAAGAACCCCTTGGGCAGAAAAATGTGATATGGCTTTTCCTTGCGCTACACAAAATGAGTTACATGAAGTAGATGCTAAAATGTTGATTAATAATGGATGTATTTGTGTAACAGAAGGAGCAAATATGCCTTCTACCATAGAGGCGATAGAAGTGTTTCATAAAGCAAAAATTTTGTTTGCTCCAGGTAAGGCTTCTAATGCAGGGGGGGTAGCAACTTCTGGTTTAGAAATGACTCAAAATGCTTTGCGTTACAAATGGACACGTACCGAGGTTGATGAAAAATTGAAAGAAATTATGAGAGATATTCATGCTTCTTGTGAACAATATGGGGCTGAATCTGATGGTTTTGTAAATTATGTTAAAGGAGCCAATATTGCTGGTTTTGTAAAAGTGGCCGATGCCATGCTCGCTCAAGGAGTGATATAA
- a CDS encoding DEAD/DEAH box helicase: MSFENLNLNNQLRNAISDLGYTEPTKIQEDAFPCIMSGRDVVGIAQTGTGKTFAYLMPILRMLPYSEQKHPRVLIVVPTRELVVQVIEALDKLTPYINIRYGGIYGGANINKQKEMIHNGLDILVSTPRRVIDLGMIGALKLKFIQKLVIDEVDEIFNLGFRLQLIDIIDLVPKKKQAILFSATMTDEVSELIEEFFNNPINVESAASGTRLENIEQMAFLVPNFYTKINLLNHLLQDDEDMTRVLVFIKHKYLADLVFNEIQGMAEYPEDSFALIHSNKTQNYRLRSVENFKEGKHRVLITTDVLSRGMDIPDVTHVINFDLPKEPEAYMHRIGRTGRAANEGFALSFITEKDNEKVEEIEALMDYEIPKYELPDEIFIESKLLEEEVEIEDITPYQKLGSKDFAPGPAFHEKKEKNKKVNLGGSYRREIAKKYKKPQRRRPKK; this comes from the coding sequence ATGTCTTTTGAAAATTTAAACCTTAACAACCAACTTCGCAACGCTATTAGCGATTTAGGATATACCGAACCTACAAAAATTCAAGAGGATGCTTTCCCTTGTATTATGTCTGGTAGAGATGTTGTTGGTATTGCACAAACAGGAACAGGTAAAACTTTTGCTTACCTAATGCCTATTTTGCGTATGTTACCGTATTCAGAACAAAAGCATCCTAGGGTTTTAATTGTAGTGCCTACTCGTGAATTGGTAGTTCAGGTAATAGAAGCTTTAGACAAATTAACACCATATATTAATATTCGTTATGGTGGAATTTACGGTGGAGCCAACATCAACAAACAAAAAGAAATGATTCACAATGGTTTAGATATTTTAGTATCTACACCTAGACGTGTAATTGACTTAGGAATGATTGGAGCCTTAAAACTTAAATTCATTCAAAAACTTGTGATTGATGAAGTTGATGAAATTTTTAATCTTGGTTTTAGACTACAATTAATTGATATTATTGATTTGGTTCCTAAAAAGAAACAAGCTATTTTATTTTCTGCAACCATGACAGATGAAGTATCTGAATTGATTGAAGAGTTTTTTAACAATCCTATAAATGTTGAATCTGCAGCATCTGGAACTCGTTTAGAAAATATAGAACAGATGGCTTTTCTAGTGCCAAACTTTTATACCAAAATAAATTTATTAAACCATTTATTACAAGATGATGAAGACATGACACGTGTGTTGGTTTTCATCAAACATAAATATTTAGCCGACTTGGTTTTTAACGAAATTCAAGGAATGGCAGAATACCCAGAAGATTCTTTTGCTTTAATTCACTCTAACAAAACACAAAACTATCGTTTACGTTCTGTTGAAAATTTTAAAGAAGGAAAACACAGAGTTTTAATTACTACAGATGTTTTATCTAGAGGAATGGATATTCCTGATGTAACCCATGTAATTAATTTTGATTTACCAAAAGAGCCAGAGGCTTACATGCATCGTATAGGAAGAACAGGACGTGCTGCCAACGAAGGTTTTGCCTTATCATTCATCACAGAAAAGGACAATGAAAAAGTTGAGGAAATTGAAGCTTTAATGGATTATGAAATTCCGAAATACGAATTGCCTGACGAAATTTTTATTGAAAGTAAGCTACTAGAAGAAGAAGTTGAAATTGAAGATATTACTCCTTATCAAAAATTAGGTTCTAAAGATTTTGCTCCAGGACCTGCTTTCCACGAGAAAAAAGAAAAAAACAAGAAAGTAAATCTTGGTGGTAGCTACAGAAGAGAAATTGCCAAAAAATATAAAAAACCTCAACGTAGAAGACCTAAGAAGTAG
- a CDS encoding YceI family protein: protein MKKILLYISIFLLGTIPFYGQQGIYKTENAIIKFDAAKGNIEPIKAENIKAKLILKDSTGEIACLMDMTNFEFPNKLMQEHFNENYIESDQYPKASFSGKIDNFINTDFSKEQTLNLKGEFKIHGVSLTKTIPISVLKLNNTYNIKSNFNLQIKDFDIKIPSIMFYKIAEEVNVNLTAELKELQ, encoded by the coding sequence ATGAAAAAAATACTTTTATATATATCGATATTTTTACTTGGTACAATCCCTTTTTATGGTCAACAAGGCATTTATAAAACCGAAAACGCCATCATTAAATTTGATGCTGCTAAGGGAAATATTGAACCTATTAAAGCCGAAAATATAAAAGCCAAATTAATTTTAAAAGACAGTACTGGTGAAATAGCTTGTTTGATGGATATGACAAATTTTGAATTTCCAAACAAATTAATGCAAGAACATTTTAATGAAAATTATATTGAGAGTGATCAATATCCAAAAGCTAGTTTTTCTGGAAAGATAGACAACTTTATAAATACTGATTTTTCTAAAGAGCAAACTTTAAATCTTAAAGGGGAATTTAAAATACACGGAGTAAGTTTAACAAAAACCATCCCTATATCAGTTCTAAAACTAAATAACACTTATAACATAAAAAGTAATTTTAACCTACAAATCAAGGATTTTGACATAAAAATCCCCAGTATTATGTTCTATAAAATTGCCGAAGAAGTGAACGTAAACTTAACTGCTGAATTAAAAGAATTACAATAG
- a CDS encoding methionine aminotransferase, with amino-acid sequence MQISKLPKLSESIFSTMSALANQYDAINLSQGFPNFKTSEKLQQLVTEAMQNGHNQYAPMRGDLELREVIAHKIYKSHQTQYNPLTEITITAGATEALFNAITAFVHQNDEVIIFKPAFDSYEPVVELNGGVPVFIQLNYPDYKINWDEVASKINSKTKMMIVNTPLNPTGTLFTNNDMLALQNLIKNTNIIVLSDEVYEHMTYDGLLHESACKYPTLKEHSFVIASFGKTFHNTGWKIGYTAAPKHLMDEFIKVHEFNVFSINTPYQKAFATYIQDENNYNYLNQFYQDKRNLFLDGIKNSKFTFTPTKGTYFQLLKYDTITQENDVDFAKRLVKEFRIATIPISVFNTNQLDEKVLRFCFAKTDETIKKATEILCQIH; translated from the coding sequence ATGCAAATCTCTAAATTACCTAAGCTTTCCGAAAGTATTTTTTCTACCATGTCTGCTTTGGCAAATCAATACGATGCTATTAATTTATCACAGGGGTTTCCAAATTTTAAAACTTCGGAAAAATTACAACAATTGGTTACAGAGGCCATGCAAAATGGTCACAACCAATATGCTCCTATGCGTGGTGACCTAGAACTTAGAGAGGTGATTGCTCATAAAATTTACAAAAGCCATCAAACCCAATACAATCCTTTAACCGAAATTACCATTACTGCTGGTGCTACCGAAGCTTTGTTTAATGCCATTACAGCTTTTGTTCATCAAAACGATGAGGTAATTATTTTTAAGCCCGCTTTTGATAGTTATGAACCTGTGGTGGAACTCAATGGAGGCGTTCCTGTTTTTATTCAGCTTAACTACCCAGATTACAAAATAAATTGGGATGAAGTAGCAAGCAAAATAAATTCCAAAACAAAAATGATGATAGTAAACACTCCACTAAACCCAACGGGTACTTTGTTTACCAATAACGACATGCTTGCTTTGCAAAACCTTATTAAAAACACCAATATTATTGTTTTAAGCGATGAGGTATACGAACACATGACCTATGATGGTTTACTTCACGAAAGTGCTTGTAAATACCCAACCTTAAAAGAGCATAGTTTTGTGATTGCATCATTTGGAAAAACTTTTCATAACACAGGTTGGAAAATAGGCTATACTGCTGCTCCAAAACATTTAATGGATGAATTTATTAAAGTTCATGAGTTTAATGTTTTTAGCATCAATACCCCTTATCAAAAAGCATTTGCCACTTATATTCAAGATGAGAATAACTACAATTATTTAAATCAATTTTATCAAGACAAGAGAAATTTATTTTTAGATGGAATAAAAAACAGTAAATTTACCTTTACTCCTACTAAAGGAACTTATTTTCAATTGTTAAAATATGATACTATTACTCAAGAAAACGATGTTGATTTTGCGAAAAGACTGGTAAAAGAATTTAGAATTGCTACCATTCCTATTTCCGTTTTTAACACCAATCAGTTAGATGAGAAAGTATTGCGTTTTTGTTTTGCTAAAACAGACGAAACTATAAAAAAAGCTACAGAAATATTATGTCAGATTCATTAA
- the dinB gene encoding DNA polymerase IV, whose product MEAQEKNNRKIIHVDMDAFFASVAQLDTPELQGKAIAVGGDGRRGVIAAASYEARKFGVKSAMAGSLAKKMCPHLIFVRPDFARYKEVSSQIRKIFYEYTDLVEPLSLDEAYLDVTINKKNMQSATMIAEEIRQEIFKRTGLYASAGIAPNKFVAKIASDINKPNGQKTITPNEVIPFLETLQIRKFYGVGKVTTQKMYQLGIFTGADLKSKSLAFLEQHFKSSAQHYYNIVRGIHNSPVRPSRTRKSVGAEHTYLENLTSEVFILEKLEVLANEIENRLLKSNVKARTVTLKIKYSDFNQTTRSKTLEEFIHLKTDIFSLVKELLYQDELKESVRLLGISMSNLNNEEPKTVKQYIQLKLDL is encoded by the coding sequence TTGGAAGCCCAAGAAAAAAATAATCGTAAAATTATCCATGTAGATATGGATGCTTTTTTTGCTTCGGTAGCTCAGTTAGATACTCCTGAATTGCAAGGAAAAGCGATTGCGGTTGGGGGTGATGGTAGACGAGGAGTAATTGCTGCGGCAAGTTATGAGGCTAGAAAATTTGGTGTAAAATCTGCCATGGCAGGTTCGTTAGCTAAAAAAATGTGTCCGCATTTGATTTTTGTTCGCCCTGATTTTGCTCGTTATAAAGAGGTTTCTAGTCAAATAAGAAAAATATTTTATGAGTATACAGATTTGGTTGAGCCCTTGTCTTTAGACGAAGCTTATTTGGATGTAACCATCAACAAAAAAAATATGCAATCGGCTACAATGATTGCGGAAGAAATTAGACAAGAAATTTTTAAAAGAACGGGTTTGTATGCTTCGGCAGGAATTGCTCCTAATAAATTTGTGGCAAAAATTGCTTCGGATATTAATAAGCCAAACGGACAAAAAACCATTACACCAAACGAGGTGATTCCTTTTTTAGAAACCTTGCAGATTAGAAAGTTTTATGGAGTAGGAAAAGTAACTACTCAAAAAATGTATCAATTAGGAATTTTTACTGGAGCCGATTTAAAGAGTAAAAGTTTGGCTTTTTTAGAGCAGCATTTTAAAAGTTCTGCCCAACATTATTACAATATTGTTAGGGGGATTCACAATAGTCCTGTAAGGCCTTCAAGAACTAGAAAATCGGTTGGAGCAGAACACACTTATTTAGAGAACTTAACCTCAGAAGTTTTTATTTTAGAAAAGTTAGAGGTGTTGGCTAATGAAATAGAAAACAGATTGTTAAAAAGTAATGTAAAAGCAAGAACGGTTACTTTAAAGATAAAATATAGTGATTTTAATCAGACTACTAGAAGCAAAACTTTAGAGGAATTTATCCATTTAAAAACGGATATATTTTCTTTGGTGAAAGAACTTTTGTACCAAGATGAATTAAAAGAATCGGTAAGATTGTTAGGGATTTCTATGAGTAATTTAAATAACGAAGAGCCTAAAACAGTTAAACAATACATTCAATTAAAATTAGACTTATGA
- a CDS encoding DUF5777 family beta-barrel protein codes for MNKFFFIFFCVLFQVSLFAQNSLLDQLSSTDNAEKTKVTSTFKSYKLVNFETPKLVPKQHLNFIVAHRFGTIKNGIDDLFGLDIASTRLQFVYGLTDKINLSFSRSKFKRTYDFGLKYNITNQEKGGFPFTLAGHHLLGINTLYTKELYPSLEFSNRLRSTHQLIVATKINDRLSLELIPTILHDGVVSQDNQDNLQYALGFGGRYLFTKRMGIIADYGLHLNRADNSPFNNVFSLGFEIETGGHVFQLHFSNAQAMYENAFITEATGDWLRRDVFFGFNINRIFDLKSKK; via the coding sequence ATGAATAAGTTCTTCTTTATATTTTTTTGTGTTTTATTTCAGGTATCATTATTTGCTCAAAACAGCTTGTTAGATCAATTGAGTAGTACTGATAATGCTGAAAAGACAAAAGTAACTTCCACTTTTAAAAGTTATAAATTGGTCAATTTTGAGACACCAAAATTGGTTCCAAAACAGCATTTAAATTTTATTGTAGCACATAGATTTGGAACAATAAAAAATGGAATTGATGATTTGTTTGGTCTAGATATTGCTTCTACTAGGTTGCAATTTGTTTATGGGTTAACAGATAAAATTAATCTAAGCTTTTCTAGAAGTAAATTTAAAAGAACTTATGATTTTGGATTAAAATACAATATTACCAATCAAGAAAAAGGAGGTTTTCCTTTTACATTAGCGGGGCATCATTTATTGGGGATAAATACTTTATATACAAAGGAATTATATCCAAGTTTAGAGTTTTCAAATAGATTAAGAAGTACTCATCAATTAATTGTTGCTACAAAAATTAATGACAGACTTTCTCTTGAATTAATTCCAACTATTTTACACGATGGTGTGGTAAGTCAAGACAATCAAGATAACTTGCAATACGCATTAGGTTTTGGAGGAAGATATTTGTTTACCAAAAGAATGGGGATTATTGCAGATTATGGATTGCATTTAAATAGAGCAGACAATAGTCCGTTTAATAATGTATTTTCTTTAGGGTTTGAAATTGAAACTGGAGGTCATGTGTTTCAATTGCATTTTAGTAACGCTCAAGCAATGTATGAAAATGCGTTTATTACCGAAGCAACAGGAGATTGGTTAAGGAGAGATGTTTTCTTTGGATTTAATATTAACAGGATTTTTGATTTAAAGTCTAAAAAATAG
- a CDS encoding NAD(P)H-dependent glycerol-3-phosphate dehydrogenase has translation MKKDTKVVVLGGGSWATAIVKMLCEKVDQIGWYMRNNTAIEYIKEHNHNPNYLTSVEFKVDQLYLSDDINELVDYAEIIIFAIPSAFLSAELSKLTVSLKDKTVFSAIKGIVPETGLIVGEHLNEMYEIPFENIGVITGPCHAEEVALERLSYLTIACQDEAKAKCLADCLTSDYIFCKTSDDIIGTEYAAMLKNIYAIAAGIAHGLGYGDNYQAVLMSNAVREMKRYIKKVHKMKRNINDSAYLGDLLVTGYSTFSRNRMFGTMIGKGYTVKSAMMEMKMVAEGYYAVKSAYEINQVNGARTPIIDTVYSIVYEGKSPRKHFKILSENLD, from the coding sequence ATGAAGAAAGATACAAAAGTTGTAGTTTTAGGAGGTGGTAGTTGGGCAACCGCTATTGTTAAAATGTTGTGCGAAAAGGTAGATCAAATAGGTTGGTATATGCGTAATAATACTGCTATTGAGTATATTAAAGAGCATAATCATAACCCCAATTATTTAACTTCGGTAGAATTTAAAGTAGATCAACTTTATTTATCAGATGATATTAATGAGCTAGTTGACTATGCTGAGATCATTATTTTCGCTATACCATCTGCTTTTTTAAGTGCAGAACTTTCAAAATTAACAGTTTCGTTAAAAGATAAAACGGTATTTTCGGCAATTAAAGGAATTGTTCCTGAAACAGGCTTAATTGTAGGAGAGCATTTAAATGAAATGTATGAGATTCCTTTTGAAAATATTGGAGTTATCACAGGGCCTTGTCATGCAGAAGAAGTTGCTTTAGAGCGATTGTCTTATTTAACTATTGCTTGTCAAGATGAGGCTAAAGCAAAATGTTTGGCTGATTGTTTAACCTCTGATTATATTTTCTGTAAAACTTCTGATGATATTATTGGAACGGAATATGCAGCCATGTTAAAAAATATTTATGCTATTGCAGCAGGAATTGCACATGGTTTAGGCTATGGTGATAATTACCAAGCGGTGTTGATGTCTAATGCGGTAAGGGAAATGAAGCGATACATTAAAAAGGTTCATAAAATGAAACGTAACATTAATGATTCTGCTTATTTAGGAGATTTGTTGGTAACGGGATATTCTACTTTTAGTAGAAACAGAATGTTTGGAACCATGATTGGTAAGGGATATACTGTAAAATCTGCCATGATGGAAATGAAAATGGTTGCCGAAGGGTATTATGCTGTAAAATCTGCTTATGAAATTAATCAGGTAAATGGAGCAAGAACACCTATTATTGATACGGTATATAGTATTGTTTACGAAGGTAAAAGCCCTAGGAAACACTTTAAAATATTGTCTGAGAATTTAGATTAA
- a CDS encoding sulfatase yields MLKLFSILVLIIALNTSCNKKAQQQSKPNVLLLYMDDLRPELGCYGANQIQSPNIDLLAKNSVVFNNAYCNVAVCGASRASMMTGMRPAKNYFKNPFTFIQEEQPNTTTLPLLFKQNGYTTISNGKIYHHVDDRTNDWDEIYRPYAFAKNYTEKDIDTSLVPTKYWQALWKDYKLPKNIKAYAETDNGPAYEKAPVNDSVYIDGVMTNKVIRDLKRLKNSNKPFFLTAGFISNHLPFNAPLEQWEKYNPENIHQPENNYIPKNAPKTSISKWGEMRAYTDIPKKGPVTSKKAKELIHGYYATVSYVDALIGKILEELKNTGLDKNTIVILVADHGYNLEEHTQWAKFTSYDTSTRVPLMIHVPNQKAGTTNALIELVDVYPTLADLCNLQTPNNQLEGKSLVPILQDKSLKGKDFIMMKNHNGYTIKTPDYAYTEFINLETGKEITRMLYDHQIDKEENVNVSEEPEYKAVVDKLHQILRTEFSDNIQ; encoded by the coding sequence ATGTTAAAATTATTTTCGATTCTTGTTTTAATCATTGCCTTAAACACATCTTGTAATAAAAAAGCTCAACAACAATCAAAACCCAACGTACTTTTGTTGTATATGGATGACTTACGTCCCGAATTAGGATGTTATGGTGCCAATCAAATTCAATCTCCAAACATAGATCTTTTAGCAAAAAACAGTGTAGTATTTAACAATGCTTATTGTAATGTTGCCGTTTGTGGAGCATCAAGAGCTAGTATGATGACAGGAATGAGGCCTGCAAAAAATTACTTTAAAAACCCTTTTACCTTTATTCAAGAAGAACAACCAAACACCACAACCTTACCATTACTTTTTAAACAAAATGGTTATACCACCATTTCTAACGGGAAAATTTACCATCATGTAGATGATCGTACTAATGATTGGGATGAAATTTATAGACCTTATGCTTTTGCTAAAAATTACACAGAAAAAGATATAGATACCAGTCTAGTTCCAACCAAGTATTGGCAAGCATTATGGAAAGATTATAAGTTGCCAAAAAACATAAAAGCCTATGCAGAAACTGATAATGGTCCTGCATATGAAAAAGCCCCAGTAAATGATTCTGTTTATATTGATGGGGTAATGACTAACAAAGTTATTAGAGATCTTAAAAGATTAAAAAATAGCAACAAACCCTTTTTCCTAACGGCAGGTTTTATTAGCAATCATTTACCTTTTAATGCGCCGTTAGAGCAATGGGAAAAATATAATCCAGAAAATATTCATCAGCCAGAAAACAACTACATTCCTAAAAACGCTCCTAAAACCTCTATTAGTAAATGGGGAGAAATGAGAGCTTATACAGACATCCCTAAAAAAGGACCTGTAACAAGTAAAAAAGCCAAAGAGTTAATCCATGGATACTATGCTACCGTTAGTTATGTAGATGCTTTAATCGGTAAAATTTTAGAAGAATTAAAAAACACTGGTTTAGACAAAAACACCATAGTTATTTTAGTTGCAGACCATGGATATAATTTAGAAGAACACACCCAATGGGCAAAGTTTACCAGTTATGATACATCAACAAGAGTTCCTTTAATGATTCATGTACCAAATCAAAAAGCAGGAACTACAAATGCTTTGATAGAATTGGTTGATGTTTATCCTACACTAGCTGATTTGTGTAATTTACAAACTCCTAACAACCAACTAGAAGGAAAAAGTTTAGTTCCTATTTTACAGGACAAATCTTTAAAAGGAAAAGATTTTATCATGATGAAAAATCACAATGGTTACACCATCAAAACTCCTGATTACGCCTACACAGAATTTATCAATTTGGAAACTGGTAAAGAAATCACCCGAATGTTATACGATCATCAAATAGATAAAGAAGAAAACGTAAATGTTTCCGAAGAACCAGAATACAAAGCGGTTGTTGATAAATTACATCAAATATTAAGAACTGAATTTTCTGATAACATTCAATAA
- a CDS encoding amidohydrolase has product MSDSLNITLVQTDIIWMNNLENLANLDKQLNDIKTDLIVLPEMFSTGFCLEPSKVAETMDGLSVLWMLKTAKKLNCAICGSLSIQEKNKYYNRFFFVTPSGIEATYDKKHLFSYGNENEAYTPGKKTTTINYKGWKIKPFVCYDLRFPVWSRNTNNYDLALYVANWPAKRSFPWNQLLTARAIENMSYVVAVNRIGIDGNDLKYQGDSKVIDPLGETLIDLKDSKTIKQINIKINHLDKVREKFGFLRDRDEFKLKD; this is encoded by the coding sequence ATGTCAGATTCATTAAATATCACCCTTGTTCAAACCGATATTATTTGGATGAACAACCTAGAAAACCTTGCAAACTTAGACAAACAGTTAAACGACATCAAAACAGATTTAATTGTTTTGCCCGAAATGTTTTCAACTGGTTTTTGTTTAGAACCTTCTAAAGTAGCAGAAACCATGGATGGACTTTCTGTGTTATGGATGTTAAAAACTGCCAAAAAATTAAACTGTGCTATTTGTGGTTCTTTAAGCATTCAAGAAAAAAACAAATACTACAATAGGTTTTTCTTTGTTACCCCAAGCGGTATAGAGGCTACTTACGATAAAAAACATTTGTTTTCATATGGTAATGAAAACGAAGCCTATACTCCTGGAAAAAAAACTACCACTATTAACTATAAAGGTTGGAAAATAAAACCTTTTGTATGCTACGACTTACGTTTTCCTGTTTGGTCTAGAAATACTAATAATTACGATTTGGCTTTATATGTTGCCAATTGGCCAGCCAAAAGATCTTTTCCTTGGAATCAGTTATTAACTGCTAGAGCTATTGAAAATATGAGTTATGTAGTAGCCGTAAATAGAATTGGTATAGATGGGAACGACCTTAAATACCAAGGAGATTCTAAAGTAATTGATCCTTTAGGAGAAACTTTAATTGATTTAAAAGATTCTAAAACCATTAAACAAATCAACATAAAAATAAATCACTTAGATAAAGTAAGAGAAAAGTTTGGATTTTTAAGAGATAGAGATGAGTTTAAACTTAAAGATTAA